A single Brassica rapa cultivar Chiifu-401-42 chromosome A04, CAAS_Brap_v3.01, whole genome shotgun sequence DNA region contains:
- the LOC103863239 gene encoding vesicle-associated membrane protein 727: MSQQKGLIYSFVAKGTVVLAEHTPYSGNFSTIAVQCLQKLPKNSSKYTYSCDGHTFNFLVENNGFVFLVVADESTGRSVPFVFLERVKEDFKKRYEASIKNDEPHPLADDDEDDDLFGDRFSIAYNLDREFGPILKEHMQYCMSHPEEMSKLSKLKAQINDVKGIMMDNIEKVLDRGEKIELLVDKTENLQFQADSFQRQGRQLRRKMWIQSLQMKLMVGGAILSFILIVWVVACGGFKCSS; this comes from the exons ATGAGTCAGCAGAAAGGATTGATTTACAGCTTCGTAGCCAAAGGAACCGTCGTTTTAGCGGAGCATACTCCTTACTCAGGAAACTTTAGCACCATTGCTGTTCAGTGTCTCCAGAAGCTTCCCAAAAATAGCAGCAAGTATACTTACTCTTGCGATGGCCACACCTTCAATTTCCTTGTCGAAAACAATGGTTTCG TGTTTCTTGTGGTTGCTGATGAGTCCACTGGAAGAAGTGTTCCTTTCGTGTTCCTTGAGCGGGTTAAGGAAGATTTCAAGAAGCGGTATGAGGCGAGTATAAAGAACGATGAGCCGCACCCTCTtgcagatgatgatgaagacgaTGATTTGTTTGGGGATCGGTTTAGCATTGCGTACAATCTTGACAGGGAGTTCGG GCCTATACTTAAGGAGCATATGCAGTATTGTATGAGCCATCCTGAAGAGATGAGCAAACTTTCAAAGTTGAAGGCCCAAATTAATGATGTCAAGGGGATCATGATGGACAACATTGAGAAG GTTCTagacagaggagagaagatAGAACTGCTGGTAGACAAAACAGAGAACCTACAGTTCCAAGCGGATAGCTTCCAAAGACAAGGGAGGCAGCTAAGAAGGAAGATGTGGATACAGAGCCTGCAGATGAAGCTGATGGTGGGAGGTGCTATTTTGTCCTTTATTCTCATCGTTTGGGTTGTTGCTTGTGGTGGTTTTAAATGCTCGTCATGA